One window of Penaeus chinensis breed Huanghai No. 1 chromosome 34, ASM1920278v2, whole genome shotgun sequence genomic DNA carries:
- the LOC125043938 gene encoding zinc finger protein SNAI2-like isoform X2: protein MPRAFLLTNNRYSPDDPPLESTLEDLSAAPPADPPGVELPPTPTSTPSPTAGMGEASVMYNVPGTVPPMSPPQGETPWPPSPAGPHDSLTLLADIALVCADKPWLAALRPEDLPARYTTPTPAPTPTPVRDTTTPVLELDAHTTIITVAPQAEQPLNLSTSPPRSPAPAAPTPPSTPPPPAVRDAHVCPECGRTYSTSSNLARHSIKRRCVVYKRERQHVVVMMAWLSNGSRRSYALTLTPYPHRQTHRSPDDKRAARKCPYCDKVYVSTPAFSQHMRTHNQGCKCPTCGKCFSRPWLLQGHIRTHTGEKPFRCSMCGKAFADKSNLRAHVQTHSSVKPFACTRCGKSFALKSYLYKHEESSSCMKLHRALGRGAAPSRPATPTSTPTVATHTTELSGATPVHPQQAPTVQPNTSVRATTRAMHTVTILRSASHVATARVH from the exons ATGCCGAGGGCCTTTCTGCTCACTAACAACCGCTACTCGCCTGACGACCCTCCGCTAGAATCCACCCTTGAGGATCTTTCTGCAGCTCCTCCCGCGGACCCACCGGGTGTGGAACTTCCTCCTACGCCGACCTCCACGCCCTCGCCGACCGCAG GTATGGGAGAGGCGAGTGTGATGTACAACGTCCCGGGGACGGTGCCCCCCATGTCGCCGCCGCAGGGCGAGACCCCCTGGCCGCCTTCACCCGCGGGGCCTCACGATTCCCTCACGCTGCTCGCTGACATCGCCCTTGTGTGCGCTGACAAGCCCTGGCTGGCGGCCTTGCGACCCGAGGACCTTCCCGCCCGCTACACCACGCCTACGCCTGCGCCGACGCCCACACCCGTCAGAGACACAACCACACCCGTCCTCGAACTGGACGCCCACACTACCATCATCACGGTCGCGCCTCAGGCGGAGCAGCCCCTCAACCTGAGCACAAGCCCCCCTCGAAGCCCTGCCCCCGCAGCGCCCacgcccccttccacccctcctccacctgccGTCCGGGACGCCCACGTGTGTCCTGAGTGTGGCAGAACTTACTCGACGTCGTCCAACCTCGCCAGGCACAG taTCAAGCGACGGTGCGTTGTTTATAAGCGAGAGAGACAGcatgtagtagtaatgatggcaTGGCTATCAAACGGCAGCCGAAGAAGCTATGCACTCACCTTGACACCCTATCCCCACAGGCAGACTCACCGCTCGCCGGACGACAAGCGCGCAGCTCGCAAATGTCCGTATTGCGATAAGGTGTACGTGAGCACGCCCGCCTTCAGCCAGCACATGCGCACCCACAACCAGGGCTGCAAGTGCCCCACCTGCGGCAAGTGCTTCTCCCGCCCCTGGCTGCTGCAGGGACACATCAGGACACACACAG GAGAGAAGCCCTTCCGGTGCAGCATGTGCGGGAAGGCTTTCGCCGACAAATCCAACCTGCGCGCGCACGTGCAGACTCACTCCAGCGTCAAGCCTTTTGCCTGCACGCGCTGTGGCAAATCCTTTGCTCTCAAGTCCTACCTGTACAAGCACGAAGAATCGTCCTCTTGCATGAAGCTGCACCGCGCCCTGGGACGTGGTGCAGCCCCTTCCCGCCCCgcaacacccacatccacacccactgtCGCCACCCACACCACCGAGCTCTCGGGGGCAACGCCCGTCCACCCGCAGCAAGCGCCCACGGTCCAGCCCAACACGAGCGTCCGAGCGACCACACGGGCCATGCACACAGTCACCATCCTGCGGTCCGCGTCGCACGTGGCCACCGCCCGTGTGCACTGA
- the LOC125043938 gene encoding zinc finger protein Gfi-1b-like isoform X1 gives MGWRREHQVSGERGHIRHVGGGRASGWRWYQNRCWVGSTWRRWSVPTTGRSHQCLHHHARNKWHCSHVRPFRPSDECSSLPNVLKGMGEASVMYNVPGTVPPMSPPQGETPWPPSPAGPHDSLTLLADIALVCADKPWLAALRPEDLPARYTTPTPAPTPTPVRDTTTPVLELDAHTTIITVAPQAEQPLNLSTSPPRSPAPAAPTPPSTPPPPAVRDAHVCPECGRTYSTSSNLARHSIKRRCVVYKRERQHVVVMMAWLSNGSRRSYALTLTPYPHRQTHRSPDDKRAARKCPYCDKVYVSTPAFSQHMRTHNQGCKCPTCGKCFSRPWLLQGHIRTHTGEKPFRCSMCGKAFADKSNLRAHVQTHSSVKPFACTRCGKSFALKSYLYKHEESSSCMKLHRALGRGAAPSRPATPTSTPTVATHTTELSGATPVHPQQAPTVQPNTSVRATTRAMHTVTILRSASHVATARVH, from the exons ATGGGCTGGAGGAGGGAGCACCAGGTTAGTGGAGAGCGAGGGCACATCAGACATGTTGGGGGAGGCAGGGCATCAGGGTGGCGGTGGTACCAAAATAGGTGTTGGGTAGGCAGCACGTGGCGACGGTGGTCCGTGCCAACCACCGGCCGCAGCCACCAGTGCCTCCACCACCACGCAAGGAACAAGTGGCACTGCTCACATGTGCGGCCTTTTCGACCGAGTGACGAGTGTTCCTCCTTACCAAACGTGCTCAAAG GTATGGGAGAGGCGAGTGTGATGTACAACGTCCCGGGGACGGTGCCCCCCATGTCGCCGCCGCAGGGCGAGACCCCCTGGCCGCCTTCACCCGCGGGGCCTCACGATTCCCTCACGCTGCTCGCTGACATCGCCCTTGTGTGCGCTGACAAGCCCTGGCTGGCGGCCTTGCGACCCGAGGACCTTCCCGCCCGCTACACCACGCCTACGCCTGCGCCGACGCCCACACCCGTCAGAGACACAACCACACCCGTCCTCGAACTGGACGCCCACACTACCATCATCACGGTCGCGCCTCAGGCGGAGCAGCCCCTCAACCTGAGCACAAGCCCCCCTCGAAGCCCTGCCCCCGCAGCGCCCacgcccccttccacccctcctccacctgccGTCCGGGACGCCCACGTGTGTCCTGAGTGTGGCAGAACTTACTCGACGTCGTCCAACCTCGCCAGGCACAG taTCAAGCGACGGTGCGTTGTTTATAAGCGAGAGAGACAGcatgtagtagtaatgatggcaTGGCTATCAAACGGCAGCCGAAGAAGCTATGCACTCACCTTGACACCCTATCCCCACAGGCAGACTCACCGCTCGCCGGACGACAAGCGCGCAGCTCGCAAATGTCCGTATTGCGATAAGGTGTACGTGAGCACGCCCGCCTTCAGCCAGCACATGCGCACCCACAACCAGGGCTGCAAGTGCCCCACCTGCGGCAAGTGCTTCTCCCGCCCCTGGCTGCTGCAGGGACACATCAGGACACACACAG GAGAGAAGCCCTTCCGGTGCAGCATGTGCGGGAAGGCTTTCGCCGACAAATCCAACCTGCGCGCGCACGTGCAGACTCACTCCAGCGTCAAGCCTTTTGCCTGCACGCGCTGTGGCAAATCCTTTGCTCTCAAGTCCTACCTGTACAAGCACGAAGAATCGTCCTCTTGCATGAAGCTGCACCGCGCCCTGGGACGTGGTGCAGCCCCTTCCCGCCCCgcaacacccacatccacacccactgtCGCCACCCACACCACCGAGCTCTCGGGGGCAACGCCCGTCCACCCGCAGCAAGCGCCCACGGTCCAGCCCAACACGAGCGTCCGAGCGACCACACGGGCCATGCACACAGTCACCATCCTGCGGTCCGCGTCGCACGTGGCCACCGCCCGTGTGCACTGA
- the LOC125043766 gene encoding uncharacterized protein LOC125043766, translating to MMDDGKVKCVRLISIFVVSGFLCAALLFRLVWGNTLLDTLIILLSVLLLSCLVEWCWKPILFLKCSSDNGPTDDDAVPIEPSTPLVNAEEPPSYDQVILQDRQSSVLSLAELQGSRQLQGSVPGHGPPSEEGESEGQRHSSGHGAPPAYSPYSVANEIQLSVDGLPSYNDVVASMQETTRHRSESNSNDGYSVFI from the exons ATGATGGATGACGGGAAG GTCAAATGTGTTCGGTTGATCAGCATTTTCGTGGTGAGCGGTTTCCTGTGCGCCGCGCTGCTCTTCCGACTCGTCTGGGGAAACACGCTTTTAG ACACCTTGATAATCTTGCTGTCGGTGCTGCTCCTCTCCTGCCTGGTCGAATGGTGCTGGAAGCCGATCCTGTTCCTGAAGTGCTCCTCCGACAACGGTCCAACAGACGACGACGCCGTTCCGATCGAACCGAGCACGCCCTTGGTTAACGCGGAAGAACCACCTTCGTATGACCAGGTCATCCTGCAAGATCGTCAGTCGAGTGTGCTCTCTCTGGCAGAATTGCAAGGCTCGAGACAACTTCAAGGCTCTGTGCCGGGACATGGACCCccaagtgaggagggggagagtgagggccaAAGACACAGCTCAGGTCACGGGGCTCCTCCTGCATATTCGCCGTACTCTGTAGCGAACGAAATCCAGCTATCGGTAGATGGACTGCCTAGTTATAATGACGTTGTTGCTTCGATGCAGGAGACTACACGTCACAGATCAGAATCCAATTCTAATGACGGATACTCAGTGTTCATATAG
- the LOC125043938 gene encoding zinc finger protein SNAI2-like isoform X3, with protein MGWRREHQVSGERGHIRHVGGGRASGWRWYQNRCWVGSTWRRWSVPTTGRSHQCLHHHARNKWHCSHVRPFRPSDECSSLPNVLKGMGEASVMYNVPGTVPPMSPPQGETPWPPSPAGPHDSLTLLADIALVCADKPWLAALRPEDLPARYTTPTPAPTPTPVRDTTTPVLELDAHTTIITVAPQAEQPLNLSTSPPRSPAPAAPTPPSTPPPPAVRDAHVCPECGRTYSTSSNLARHRQTHRSPDDKRAARKCPYCDKVYVSTPAFSQHMRTHNQGCKCPTCGKCFSRPWLLQGHIRTHTGEKPFRCSMCGKAFADKSNLRAHVQTHSSVKPFACTRCGKSFALKSYLYKHEESSSCMKLHRALGRGAAPSRPATPTSTPTVATHTTELSGATPVHPQQAPTVQPNTSVRATTRAMHTVTILRSASHVATARVH; from the exons ATGGGCTGGAGGAGGGAGCACCAGGTTAGTGGAGAGCGAGGGCACATCAGACATGTTGGGGGAGGCAGGGCATCAGGGTGGCGGTGGTACCAAAATAGGTGTTGGGTAGGCAGCACGTGGCGACGGTGGTCCGTGCCAACCACCGGCCGCAGCCACCAGTGCCTCCACCACCACGCAAGGAACAAGTGGCACTGCTCACATGTGCGGCCTTTTCGACCGAGTGACGAGTGTTCCTCCTTACCAAACGTGCTCAAAG GTATGGGAGAGGCGAGTGTGATGTACAACGTCCCGGGGACGGTGCCCCCCATGTCGCCGCCGCAGGGCGAGACCCCCTGGCCGCCTTCACCCGCGGGGCCTCACGATTCCCTCACGCTGCTCGCTGACATCGCCCTTGTGTGCGCTGACAAGCCCTGGCTGGCGGCCTTGCGACCCGAGGACCTTCCCGCCCGCTACACCACGCCTACGCCTGCGCCGACGCCCACACCCGTCAGAGACACAACCACACCCGTCCTCGAACTGGACGCCCACACTACCATCATCACGGTCGCGCCTCAGGCGGAGCAGCCCCTCAACCTGAGCACAAGCCCCCCTCGAAGCCCTGCCCCCGCAGCGCCCacgcccccttccacccctcctccacctgccGTCCGGGACGCCCACGTGTGTCCTGAGTGTGGCAGAACTTACTCGACGTCGTCCAACCTCGCCAGGCACAG GCAGACTCACCGCTCGCCGGACGACAAGCGCGCAGCTCGCAAATGTCCGTATTGCGATAAGGTGTACGTGAGCACGCCCGCCTTCAGCCAGCACATGCGCACCCACAACCAGGGCTGCAAGTGCCCCACCTGCGGCAAGTGCTTCTCCCGCCCCTGGCTGCTGCAGGGACACATCAGGACACACACAG GAGAGAAGCCCTTCCGGTGCAGCATGTGCGGGAAGGCTTTCGCCGACAAATCCAACCTGCGCGCGCACGTGCAGACTCACTCCAGCGTCAAGCCTTTTGCCTGCACGCGCTGTGGCAAATCCTTTGCTCTCAAGTCCTACCTGTACAAGCACGAAGAATCGTCCTCTTGCATGAAGCTGCACCGCGCCCTGGGACGTGGTGCAGCCCCTTCCCGCCCCgcaacacccacatccacacccactgtCGCCACCCACACCACCGAGCTCTCGGGGGCAACGCCCGTCCACCCGCAGCAAGCGCCCACGGTCCAGCCCAACACGAGCGTCCGAGCGACCACACGGGCCATGCACACAGTCACCATCCTGCGGTCCGCGTCGCACGTGGCCACCGCCCGTGTGCACTGA